Proteins co-encoded in one Rubrobacter aplysinae genomic window:
- a CDS encoding NupC/NupG family nucleoside CNT transporter, with protein sequence MQILWGIGGMVALLAIAFAFSENRRAISPRVVAGAFAIQLIFGVLVLYTDVGARVLEAVSSGVQAVINSSGEGIDFLFGGILPDDGVVFAFQVLPVIVFFASLTSVLYYLGVLQWVVRVLGGAIQKLLGTSQAESMSATSNIFVGQTEAPLVVRPFVERMTRSELFAVMCGGLASVAGSVLVGYSLLGARLEYLIAAAFMAAPGGLLMAKMLIPETGTPETASGSQVTAVDRRASAVGQESAAEAEEQEEAEISADEPPRNVIDAAAKGATDGLRLALNVGAMLLAFISLIALINLLLGSVGGLFGLPDLTFQQILGYVFAPVMFVVGVPWSEAVQAGSFLGQKIVLNEFVAFLEFGPQVGEFSDKSAAIITFALTGFANFSSIAILIGGIGGIAPTRRGEIAQLGLKAVLAGSLANLMSATIAGMLIG encoded by the coding sequence ATGCAGATTCTGTGGGGTATCGGCGGGATGGTCGCGCTTCTGGCTATAGCGTTCGCCTTCTCCGAGAACCGGCGGGCCATAAGCCCCCGCGTGGTTGCCGGGGCCTTCGCCATACAGCTGATATTCGGGGTGCTCGTGCTGTACACGGACGTCGGGGCGCGGGTGCTGGAGGCGGTATCGAGCGGCGTGCAGGCCGTCATCAACTCCTCGGGTGAGGGAATAGATTTCCTCTTTGGCGGGATCTTGCCCGATGATGGCGTGGTGTTCGCGTTCCAGGTGCTGCCCGTGATCGTGTTCTTCGCCTCGCTGACGAGCGTGCTCTACTACCTCGGCGTCCTGCAGTGGGTGGTCCGCGTGCTGGGGGGTGCGATCCAGAAGCTCCTCGGCACGAGCCAGGCCGAGTCCATGTCCGCAACCTCCAACATCTTCGTCGGCCAGACAGAGGCCCCGCTGGTCGTCAGGCCGTTCGTGGAGCGGATGACCCGCTCGGAGCTTTTCGCGGTAATGTGCGGCGGGCTCGCCAGCGTGGCGGGCTCGGTGCTCGTCGGGTACTCGTTGCTCGGAGCGCGGCTAGAGTACCTGATCGCCGCCGCCTTCATGGCCGCCCCCGGCGGCCTCCTGATGGCGAAGATGTTGATCCCCGAGACCGGGACGCCCGAGACCGCTTCCGGCTCCCAGGTAACGGCGGTGGACCGCCGCGCCTCCGCAGTCGGCCAGGAGAGCGCAGCAGAGGCCGAGGAGCAGGAGGAGGCCGAGATATCCGCTGACGAGCCGCCGCGCAACGTCATAGACGCCGCCGCCAAGGGCGCGACCGACGGCCTCCGGCTCGCCCTGAACGTCGGGGCGATGCTCCTGGCTTTTATCTCCCTGATCGCGCTCATCAACCTCCTACTCGGCTCTGTGGGCGGCCTGTTCGGGCTCCCGGACCTCACCTTCCAGCAGATACTAGGCTACGTGTTCGCGCCGGTGATGTTCGTCGTCGGGGTGCCGTGGTCCGAGGCGGTCCAGGCCGGCAGCTTCCTCGGACAGAAGATCGTGCTCAACGAGTTCGTCGCCTTTCTGGAGTTCGGCCCGCAAGTCGGGGAGTTCTCGGACAAGTCGGCGGCGATCATCACCTTCGCCCTCACCGGCTTCGCCAACTTCTCCTCCATCGCGATCCTGATCGGCGGCATCGGCGGCATCGCGCCGACGCGGCGGGGAGAGATCGCCCAGCTCGGCCTCAAGGCGGTGCTCGCCGGGTCCCTGGCGAACCTGATGAGCGCAACCATCGCGGGTATGCTTATCGGATAG
- a CDS encoding phosphopentomutase, whose translation MGRRAVIMVLDGVGVGNAPDAAEFGDEGSDTLGNTARRVGGLSVPNMQALGLGNVHEIQGVPPADSPRASWGLAVEHSAAKATLAGHWEMMGLVLDEPLPTYPQGFPPEIVERFERETGRRVIGNKPASGTEILEELGPEQQSSGDWIVYTSADSVFQIAAHTGVIPLEELYEACERAHEMLIGEGRILVERVIARPYHGEPGAYEREHGNRHDYGIEPHAPTYMDHVKSSGKESVAVGKIRDIFDGKGITEHLPGKPDDAAKVDATLQALAGVDEGFVFVNLVDFDAEYGHRRDPEGMAANLARFDARVPELLEALTEEDLLILTADHGNDPTYSGTDHTRERVPVLAVSGGGSLPAEIGVRDGFADLGATVADWLGVQRDGLPGRSLLS comes from the coding sequence ATGGGTCGCAGAGCGGTGATAATGGTTCTGGACGGCGTCGGGGTCGGCAACGCCCCGGACGCGGCGGAGTTCGGCGACGAGGGCTCGGACACCCTGGGTAACACGGCCCGCCGCGTGGGCGGCCTCTCGGTGCCCAACATGCAGGCTCTCGGCCTGGGCAACGTCCACGAGATACAGGGCGTCCCGCCCGCCGACTCCCCCCGGGCTTCCTGGGGTCTCGCCGTGGAGCACTCCGCCGCCAAGGCCACGCTGGCCGGGCACTGGGAGATGATGGGCCTCGTGCTGGACGAGCCGCTGCCGACGTATCCGCAAGGCTTCCCACCGGAGATAGTAGAGCGTTTCGAGCGGGAGACCGGGCGGCGGGTGATCGGCAACAAGCCTGCCTCGGGCACGGAGATACTCGAGGAACTGGGTCCCGAGCAGCAGTCTTCGGGGGATTGGATCGTCTACACCTCCGCCGACTCGGTGTTCCAGATCGCCGCCCACACGGGGGTAATACCGCTCGAAGAGCTGTACGAGGCTTGCGAGCGGGCCCACGAGATGCTCATTGGGGAGGGCCGGATCCTGGTCGAGCGCGTCATAGCCCGCCCGTATCACGGCGAGCCCGGAGCCTACGAGCGCGAGCACGGGAACCGCCACGACTACGGCATCGAGCCCCACGCCCCGACCTACATGGACCACGTAAAGAGCTCCGGCAAGGAGAGCGTCGCCGTCGGCAAGATCCGGGACATCTTCGACGGCAAGGGCATCACCGAGCATCTCCCCGGCAAGCCCGACGACGCGGCAAAGGTGGACGCCACGCTACAGGCGCTCGCCGGTGTGGACGAGGGCTTCGTCTTCGTGAACCTCGTGGACTTCGACGCCGAGTACGGCCACCGCCGCGACCCAGAGGGCATGGCGGCGAACCTCGCGCGCTTCGACGCCCGCGTGCCGGAGCTTCTGGAGGCTCTCACAGAGGAGGACCTCCTGATCCTGACCGCCGACCACGGCAACGACCCGACCTACTCCGGCACCGACCACACCCGGGAGCGCGTCCCCGTGCTCGCCGTCTCCGGGGGCGGCTCTCTGCCCGCCGAGATCGGCGTCCGGGACGGCTTCGCCGACCTAGGAGCGACCGTGGCGGACTGGCTCGGCGTGCAACGGGACGGTCTGCCCGGCAGGAGCCTGCTCTCGTGA
- a CDS encoding thymidine phosphorylase, with translation MSAALEAIEVKKRGGGLPEDMIRSVVAGYAAGEVPDYQMSALLMAIFTRGMVYEETLALTAAMADSGGRYSFPECVDKHSTGGIGDKISLTSLPIAAACGAPVAKLSGRGLGQTGGTVDKLEAIPGFTCDLSESSFRRQVEEVGLAIVEAGEVAPADKEIYALRDVTGTVDSLPLIGSSIVSKKAATGAGHLLYDVKCGSGAFMKTAAEARELAELLVRLSESLGIRASALITGMAEPLGAAVGNALELRESLALLRGEPVPEDLDHEARLVAARLLYLKGISDAEAAVDRAISSGAAYEKLREFVAAQGGEADALESLAVSEAVREVVAPEGGYVAGFDALSIGQAALVLGAGRERKTDAVDHSVGVEALVKVGEEIEAGQPVARLYGERRAEEAERLVKEALSLSSGKVEAPTAILDSL, from the coding sequence GTGAGCGCCGCACTGGAAGCCATAGAGGTCAAGAAGCGCGGCGGCGGGCTGCCGGAGGACATGATCCGGTCCGTCGTGGCGGGGTACGCGGCGGGCGAGGTGCCCGACTACCAGATGTCGGCGCTCTTGATGGCGATCTTCACCCGGGGGATGGTCTACGAGGAGACGCTGGCGCTGACGGCGGCGATGGCGGACTCTGGCGGGCGGTACTCCTTCCCCGAGTGCGTCGACAAGCACTCCACGGGCGGGATCGGGGACAAGATCTCACTAACCTCCCTCCCGATAGCCGCGGCCTGCGGCGCGCCGGTCGCAAAGCTCTCCGGGCGCGGGCTCGGCCAGACCGGCGGCACGGTGGACAAGCTCGAGGCCATACCGGGCTTTACCTGCGACCTCTCCGAGAGCAGTTTCCGGCGGCAGGTAGAGGAGGTAGGGCTCGCCATAGTGGAGGCGGGCGAGGTCGCCCCGGCGGACAAGGAGATCTACGCCCTGCGCGACGTTACGGGCACGGTGGACTCCCTGCCGCTCATCGGCTCCTCCATAGTCTCCAAGAAGGCCGCCACCGGTGCGGGTCACCTGCTGTACGACGTCAAGTGCGGCTCGGGGGCATTCATGAAGACCGCCGCCGAGGCGCGGGAGCTGGCGGAGCTACTGGTGAGGCTCTCCGAGTCACTGGGCATCCGGGCCTCGGCCCTCATAACCGGCATGGCCGAGCCGCTCGGCGCGGCGGTCGGCAACGCCCTGGAGCTGCGGGAGAGCCTCGCGCTGCTGCGGGGAGAGCCGGTCCCGGAGGACCTGGACCACGAGGCCCGGCTGGTCGCGGCCCGGCTGCTCTACCTCAAAGGCATCTCCGACGCCGAAGCAGCCGTGGATCGTGCCATAAGCTCCGGCGCGGCGTACGAGAAGCTCCGGGAGTTCGTCGCCGCCCAGGGCGGCGAGGCGGATGCCCTGGAGTCGCTTGCCGTCTCGGAGGCGGTGCGCGAGGTGGTGGCCCCGGAGGGCGGCTACGTGGCCGGCTTCGACGCACTATCAATCGGTCAGGCCGCGCTCGTGCTGGGCGCCGGCCGGGAGAGGAAGACGGACGCGGTGGATCACTCCGTCGGCGTGGAGGCGCTGGTCAAGGTCGGGGAGGAGATTGAGGCCGGGCAGCCCGTCGCCCGGCTGTACGGCGAGCGCCGGGCCGAGGAGGCCGAGAGGCTCGTGAAAGAGGCGCTCTCCCTCTCTTCCGGGAAGGTCGAGGCTCCCACTGCTATCCTGGACAGCTTGTAA
- a CDS encoding phosphorylase family protein: protein MSPVHLRAEPGDYADSVLLPGDPRRAQYIAETFFEAPKLVNEERGMLGYTGTYGGQPVSVQSTGMGCPSASIVTEELYQLGARNLLRIGTCGGYSPEMSLGDLVIATAATPMDGTTTTLTRGIPYAPAADFHAVHAAYHASEGYDARPHLGPVVTSDVFYDPEEEPQELWNGLGVLAVEMEAASIFTISAMHGIRAGCLLTVSDTIGLEVTRIGDEALRKAVDDMTRLALDTLNALD, encoded by the coding sequence GTGAGCCCAGTACATCTGCGGGCAGAGCCCGGCGACTACGCGGACAGCGTCCTGCTGCCGGGCGACCCGCGCCGCGCCCAGTACATAGCCGAGACCTTCTTCGAGGCCCCGAAGCTCGTGAACGAGGAGCGCGGGATGCTCGGCTACACCGGCACCTACGGGGGACAGCCCGTCTCCGTACAGAGCACCGGCATGGGCTGCCCGAGCGCCTCCATCGTGACCGAGGAGCTGTATCAGCTCGGGGCCCGGAACCTGTTGAGGATCGGCACCTGCGGCGGTTACAGCCCCGAGATGTCGCTCGGGGATCTCGTGATCGCCACCGCCGCCACCCCGATGGACGGCACCACCACAACCCTCACCCGCGGCATACCCTACGCCCCGGCGGCAGACTTCCACGCCGTACACGCCGCCTATCACGCCTCCGAAGGGTACGACGCACGGCCCCACCTCGGGCCCGTCGTGACCTCGGACGTGTTCTACGATCCCGAGGAAGAGCCCCAGGAGCTGTGGAACGGGCTCGGGGTTCTGGCCGTGGAGATGGAGGCGGCCTCGATCTTCACCATCTCGGCCATGCACGGGATACGCGCCGGGTGTCTTTTGACCGTCTCCGACACCATCGGCCTGGAGGTCACCCGCATAGGCGACGAGGCTCTCAGAAAGGCCGTGGACGACATGACCAGGCTGGCGCTCGACACCCTGAACGCTTTAGACTAG
- a CDS encoding nitrogenase component 1, whose translation MTILNESGVPDALSPLYGVGSLCERLPYALVAVAGTRAEAHLIQTLSELGPGAPRLPEGSRGVQEPVYLVLDPASNTPGVEQGQLATRVIGAASSLASSGTGLVLLLVSRSARLLGVDADFEARLAGRRLGVPVLTVDLAPEEDGAGGSPPLSTELEDRALAALVGLCPGEEQALEEASSQEKRGGLFGGRRRGRQPIREGEAPPRQSRHRRSATLMSLQAAPGRGGRSLRELSADMERAGVPLNGSVPAPTVEELPVLGEGSIIAPMDPYLTLSAEAAAARGAEVVETMLPIGVDGTARFIQDIAEATGAEIGAGETSRARSVWERLGGLRGRIRGKRFFLTGDTGIEIPLARFLADAGAVVTEVGTPRLDRRFLAAELQSLTGRGVDVVESPEWSTQLDRVDAAKPDVVIASPGLYVPLVARGYLCRSSLDFLGAGIHGYEGARRILELLVRTMDRAENLDAVEF comes from the coding sequence TTGACGATCCTCAACGAGTCCGGGGTCCCGGACGCCCTCTCCCCGCTATACGGGGTGGGCAGCCTCTGCGAGCGGCTGCCATACGCCCTGGTCGCCGTGGCCGGCACCCGGGCCGAGGCGCACCTGATCCAGACCCTCTCAGAGCTCGGCCCCGGCGCCCCCCGGCTCCCCGAGGGCTCTCGCGGCGTACAGGAGCCGGTGTATCTGGTGCTGGATCCCGCGTCGAACACCCCGGGCGTGGAGCAGGGCCAGCTCGCGACCAGGGTTATCGGGGCGGCATCTAGCCTGGCCTCCAGCGGCACGGGTCTCGTGCTGCTCCTGGTCTCCCGCTCGGCGCGTCTTCTGGGCGTGGACGCGGACTTCGAGGCCCGGCTGGCCGGGCGCAGGCTGGGGGTGCCGGTGCTCACCGTGGATCTCGCCCCCGAGGAAGATGGCGCCGGGGGCTCTCCCCCGCTTTCCACGGAGCTGGAGGACCGGGCGCTCGCCGCCCTGGTAGGACTCTGCCCGGGCGAAGAGCAGGCTCTGGAAGAGGCGTCGTCACAGGAGAAGCGTGGTGGCCTCTTCGGCGGCCGCCGACGGGGACGACAGCCGATTCGGGAAGGGGAAGCTCCTCCCCGGCAATCCCGGCACCGCCGGTCGGCGACGCTCATGAGCCTGCAGGCCGCTCCGGGCAGGGGCGGGCGCAGTCTGCGGGAGCTCTCCGCCGACATGGAGCGGGCCGGGGTGCCCTTGAACGGCAGCGTACCGGCCCCGACCGTGGAGGAGCTTCCGGTGCTCGGAGAAGGCTCCATCATCGCCCCGATGGACCCGTACCTGACCCTCTCCGCCGAAGCCGCCGCCGCGCGTGGTGCGGAGGTGGTCGAGACCATGCTGCCCATAGGGGTAGACGGCACGGCCCGATTCATACAGGACATCGCCGAGGCGACCGGGGCCGAGATCGGAGCCGGGGAGACGAGCCGGGCGCGCTCGGTGTGGGAGCGGCTCGGCGGCCTGCGGGGCCGCATCCGGGGCAAACGCTTCTTCCTGACCGGCGACACGGGGATCGAGATACCCCTGGCCCGGTTTCTGGCGGACGCCGGGGCGGTCGTCACGGAGGTCGGGACGCCGAGGCTGGACCGCCGCTTTCTGGCAGCCGAGCTGCAATCCCTGACCGGGCGCGGCGTGGACGTGGTGGAGTCGCCGGAGTGGAGCACCCAGCTCGACCGGGTGGACGCGGCAAAGCCCGACGTGGTGATAGCGAGCCCCGGGCTGTACGTACCGCTCGTGGCGCGGGGCTACCTGTGCCGCTCCTCTCTCGACTTTCTCGGGGCCGGCATCCACGGCTACGAGGGGGCGCGGCGCATCCTGGAGCTACTGGTGCGGACCATGGACCGCGCCGAGAACCTCGACGCGGTGGAGTTCTAG
- a CDS encoding nitrogenase component 1 yields the protein MTQRNQKSQGNQRSQRTQNSPVKLLSGVHEGPGSHGMLRVSAGIRGVHTILRAMPEEWYLPALLATKGESSGTEPAPVSLSPLHRGPRPEGSRAPGDTRSDITSAVRRNPRAEAFVFARSETALLSGEKPPKFELPEDEETGWSPRLVTCPWETARMREHEAADLVLEELVRAYARPLKRSESPSVNIFGPPMFGPNARAEMDEAARLLEKIGVEVNARLPLGAGVEDLKRLPRAWANLVLYREVGDSATLYLRDEFGIPRVTTPMIGAAGTGSVLRSVGSLCSLDPRQVQRATFSELSQTARLPWYARLASPETFAGRRVAIFGDFTYAVGLGYVLAREVGLEIAPCGTYMEHLRQDFLFQASSFTDEAFATDDPEEAAARIEGARPDLVIGTHLEEKVAESLGVPFLPLVPPTAHESLVEQPLMGYAGSSILADHLRGALRKVPRDTVQGEDGPGVPWTEGALEELENISPFLRGRARRMAEERARERGSAEVTRRILRESRS from the coding sequence GTGACCCAGAGAAACCAGAAGAGCCAGGGGAACCAAAGGAGCCAGAGAACGCAAAACAGCCCCGTAAAGCTACTGAGCGGTGTACACGAGGGCCCCGGCAGCCACGGGATGCTCCGGGTCTCGGCCGGTATCCGGGGGGTGCACACGATCCTGCGGGCCATGCCCGAGGAATGGTATCTACCCGCCCTGCTCGCCACGAAGGGCGAGTCTTCCGGCACCGAGCCCGCGCCGGTCTCCCTGAGCCCGCTGCATCGGGGTCCACGGCCGGAGGGCTCGCGGGCCCCGGGAGATACGAGGTCGGACATAACGAGTGCGGTGCGGCGCAATCCCCGGGCGGAGGCCTTCGTGTTCGCCCGCTCGGAGACCGCGTTGCTCTCGGGCGAGAAGCCCCCGAAGTTCGAGTTGCCCGAAGACGAGGAGACCGGGTGGTCCCCGAGGCTCGTAACCTGCCCCTGGGAGACGGCCCGGATGCGCGAGCACGAGGCCGCGGACCTCGTCCTGGAAGAGCTCGTGCGCGCCTACGCCAGACCGCTCAAGAGGAGCGAGAGCCCGAGCGTAAACATATTCGGCCCGCCGATGTTCGGCCCGAACGCCCGGGCCGAGATGGACGAGGCGGCGCGGCTGCTAGAGAAGATCGGGGTCGAGGTGAACGCCCGGCTCCCGCTCGGGGCCGGCGTGGAGGATCTCAAGCGCCTGCCGCGGGCGTGGGCGAACCTCGTGCTGTACCGGGAGGTCGGGGACTCGGCGACGCTGTATCTGCGCGACGAGTTCGGCATCCCGCGCGTCACGACGCCCATGATCGGGGCCGCCGGTACCGGCTCCGTCCTGAGGAGCGTGGGGTCGCTCTGCTCGCTGGATCCCCGCCAGGTTCAACGGGCCACCTTCTCGGAGCTCTCCCAGACCGCCCGGCTGCCGTGGTATGCCCGGCTCGCCTCACCCGAGACCTTCGCCGGCAGGAGGGTCGCGATCTTCGGGGACTTCACCTACGCCGTCGGCCTCGGGTACGTCCTGGCGCGGGAGGTGGGTCTGGAGATCGCGCCCTGCGGCACTTACATGGAGCATCTGCGGCAGGACTTCCTGTTCCAGGCCTCATCCTTTACCGACGAGGCCTTCGCCACCGACGACCCGGAGGAGGCCGCGGCCCGCATCGAAGGAGCGCGTCCGGACCTCGTGATCGGCACCCACCTCGAGGAGAAGGTTGCGGAGTCGCTCGGGGTACCTTTCCTGCCGCTCGTCCCGCCTACCGCCCACGAGTCCCTCGTGGAGCAGCCGCTGATGGGCTACGCGGGGTCCAGCATCCTGGCGGATCACCTGCGCGGCGCTTTAAGGAAGGTGCCGCGCGACACGGTCCAGGGCGAGGACGGGCCCGGGGTACCGTGGACCGAGGGGGCCCTGGAGGAGTTGGAGAACATCTCTCCGTTTCTCAGGGGCCGGGCGAGGAGAATGGCCGAGGAGCGCGCCCGCGAGCGCGGCTCGGCCGAGGTCACCCGGCGCATCCTGCGCGAGTCCCGATCCTAG
- a CDS encoding GNAT family N-acetyltransferase, which translates to MEEAGQILKLQYLCFQSQAALYRDYSLPPLTQTLRELLREYDHKEILAARLGGEIVGSVRAEMEAGVCSIQRLIVHPKLQGTGLGSRLMREIEAGFPGADSFGLCTGHKSGPSLRLYRGLGYEAYREEAESPSVTLIHMRKPNLGE; encoded by the coding sequence GTGGAAGAGGCCGGACAAATACTCAAGCTACAGTATCTGTGCTTCCAGTCTCAAGCCGCTCTCTACAGGGACTACTCCCTGCCACCGCTCACCCAGACGCTGCGGGAGCTGCTCCGAGAGTACGATCACAAGGAGATTCTCGCCGCCCGGCTCGGCGGCGAGATTGTAGGCTCGGTGCGCGCGGAGATGGAGGCCGGAGTCTGCTCAATACAACGCCTCATCGTCCACCCAAAGCTGCAAGGCACCGGCCTGGGTAGCAGGCTAATGCGGGAGATCGAAGCCGGCTTCCCCGGCGCCGATAGCTTCGGGCTGTGTACCGGACACAAGAGCGGCCCCAGCCTGCGGCTCTACCGTGGTCTCGGCTACGAGGCCTACCGCGAGGAGGCGGAGTCGCCAAGCGTAACCCTGATTCACATGCGCAAACCCAACCTGGGCGAGTGA
- a CDS encoding S1C family serine protease produces the protein MIRRSRAVFPMLPIMTALLTLALVAAGCSSEGNTQDQSSETRQENVAQGPPDMSSSEVPGEEPVARVADQLRPSVVQINVQSVEETPYGPQRGEGVGSGVIYRQDGYIITNNHVVQGSGNVEVGFASGDTASAEVVGGDPFTDIAVVKVDRGDLPAASFRTEHNLDVGQLAVAIGSPQGFDSTVTAGVVSGLGREVPANLTGGTQEASLVDLVQTDAAISPGSSGGALVDRSGRIIGINVAYLPPAQTGAESIGFAIPSQTAVQTADQLISTGQASNAYLGVRLSDVNQETAEQFDTQAGALVEQAPQGEPASQAGIRQGDIITAVDGREVENTGDLLSALRRYQPGDTVEITLVRNGGNETTVNVTLGERSQ, from the coding sequence TTGATCCGCAGATCTCGAGCAGTGTTCCCCATGTTACCTATCATGACGGCGCTGTTGACCCTGGCGCTGGTGGCCGCCGGCTGCTCCTCCGAGGGCAACACCCAGGACCAAAGCTCCGAGACCCGTCAGGAGAACGTCGCGCAGGGACCGCCGGACATGTCCTCTTCGGAGGTCCCCGGGGAAGAGCCCGTCGCCCGGGTGGCGGACCAGCTCCGGCCCTCGGTGGTGCAGATAAACGTGCAGTCCGTCGAGGAGACCCCCTACGGACCGCAGCGGGGCGAGGGCGTGGGGAGCGGCGTGATCTACCGCCAGGACGGCTACATAATCACCAACAACCACGTGGTCCAGGGCTCCGGCAACGTCGAGGTCGGGTTCGCCAGCGGGGACACCGCGAGCGCCGAGGTGGTCGGCGGCGACCCGTTCACCGACATAGCGGTGGTCAAGGTGGACCGCGGCGACCTCCCGGCCGCGAGCTTCAGGACGGAGCACAATCTCGACGTGGGCCAGCTCGCGGTCGCCATCGGCAGCCCCCAGGGCTTCGACTCCACGGTGACGGCGGGCGTGGTCAGCGGCCTGGGCCGGGAGGTTCCGGCCAACCTTACCGGCGGCACCCAGGAGGCGTCGCTCGTGGACCTCGTCCAGACCGACGCCGCCATCTCTCCCGGCAGCTCGGGCGGGGCACTGGTGGACCGCTCGGGCCGGATAATCGGTATCAACGTGGCCTATCTGCCGCCGGCGCAGACCGGCGCGGAGAGCATCGGCTTCGCCATCCCATCCCAGACCGCCGTGCAGACCGCGGATCAGCTAATCTCTACCGGGCAGGCCTCGAACGCCTACCTCGGGGTCAGGCTCTCCGACGTGAACCAGGAGACCGCCGAGCAGTTCGACACCCAGGCCGGGGCGCTGGTCGAGCAGGCGCCGCAAGGGGAACCCGCATCACAGGCCGGTATACGGCAGGGCGACATAATCACCGCCGTGGACGGGCGCGAGGTGGAGAACACCGGAGACCTCCTCTCCGCGCTCCGGCGCTACCAGCCGGGTGATACCGTGGAGATAACCCTCGTGCGCAACGGCGGCAACGAAACCACCGTAAACGTCACACTCGGCGAACGCAGTCAGTAA
- a CDS encoding DUF3105 domain-containing protein has protein sequence MANQSGGGRRGGGARGLSAGTIVIVAVLFALVVAFVAVVVLDSRQGASSGPPDGTEEVDVGQAGQHTEENVDYEQTPPAGGEHNPAWQNCGVYEEPVRNETAVHSLEHGAVWITYRPDLSEGQVQQLEDLAQGESYVLVSPMQDLPSPIVVSAWGQQLQVEEASDERIQQFKSAFLQGPQTPEPGAACSGGVGEPV, from the coding sequence TTGGCGAATCAGAGCGGTGGCGGCCGGCGAGGCGGAGGAGCCAGAGGTCTGTCGGCGGGTACCATAGTAATAGTGGCGGTGTTGTTCGCCCTGGTGGTAGCGTTCGTGGCCGTGGTTGTCCTGGACAGCCGCCAAGGAGCCTCCTCCGGCCCGCCCGACGGCACGGAGGAGGTAGACGTCGGACAGGCCGGGCAGCACACCGAAGAGAACGTGGACTACGAGCAGACCCCGCCCGCCGGCGGTGAACACAACCCGGCGTGGCAGAACTGCGGGGTATACGAGGAGCCGGTCAGGAACGAGACCGCCGTCCACTCCCTGGAGCACGGGGCGGTCTGGATCACCTACCGGCCGGACCTCTCGGAGGGGCAGGTGCAGCAGCTAGAGGACCTCGCCCAGGGGGAGTCGTACGTGCTCGTGAGCCCTATGCAGGATCTCCCCTCCCCCATAGTCGTCAGCGCCTGGGGCCAGCAGCTCCAGGTAGAAGAGGCCTCCGACGAGCGCATACAGCAGTTCAAGAGCGCCTTTCTCCAGGGCCCACAGACGCCAGAGCCCGGCGCGGCCTGCTCCGGCGGCGTGGGTGAGCCGGTCTAG
- a CDS encoding DUF305 domain-containing protein, which yields MSPLVSLLRRIGPVGLLAGTAVLVVVASLALVLFDQPPGEGSAEAGFARDMSVHHAQAVEISQIVLDKTDDPAIENLATDITLTQQSQIGRMQGWLSVWGLPISGAGESMAWMGHEVDGRMPGMASPEELNELRNADGEEADEVFLRLMIPHHEAAIPMSRALIQRSDNEAVTGLAEAIIPSQSSEIEIMRQMRRERGLEPGAGGGVHEGHGGHGQGG from the coding sequence GTGAGCCCGCTCGTGAGCCTGTTACGGCGCATAGGCCCGGTCGGCCTGCTCGCCGGGACCGCGGTGCTGGTGGTCGTCGCCTCACTCGCGCTGGTCCTGTTCGACCAGCCTCCGGGCGAGGGCTCCGCCGAGGCCGGCTTCGCCCGTGACATGTCCGTCCACCACGCCCAGGCCGTGGAGATATCCCAGATCGTACTGGACAAGACGGACGACCCCGCCATAGAGAACCTCGCCACGGACATAACGTTAACCCAGCAATCCCAGATCGGCCGCATGCAGGGCTGGCTCTCTGTGTGGGGGCTGCCGATCTCCGGCGCGGGCGAGAGCATGGCGTGGATGGGCCACGAGGTGGACGGCCGGATGCCCGGCATGGCGAGCCCCGAAGAGCTAAACGAGCTCCGCAACGCCGACGGCGAGGAGGCGGACGAGGTCTTTCTGCGGCTCATGATCCCGCACCACGAGGCCGCCATCCCGATGTCCCGGGCACTCATACAACGCTCCGACAACGAGGCTGTTACGGGCCTGGCCGAGGCCATCATCCCCTCCCAGTCCTCAGAGATCGAGATAATGCGCCAGATGCGCCGGGAGCGGGGCCTGGAGCCTGGAGCTGGAGGCGGCGTACACGAGGGCCACGGAGGCCACGGGCAGGGCGGGTAG
- a CDS encoding DUF501 domain-containing protein, with protein sequence MEASGSGDRAAVSLQLGRNPRPFSVAARCPYGKPSVIENEPSRSMPTRFWITCPSLATGISRLEAAGGVREAQEELGTEPIEETHAEHQRLYGNRVAGIRDGGYVKCLHAFTALHLAKGGVPNPVAEWTLERLQSPYPESCCTTLDTE encoded by the coding sequence ATGGAGGCTAGCGGCTCCGGGGACCGCGCGGCGGTCTCCCTACAGCTCGGACGCAATCCTCGTCCCTTTAGCGTGGCCGCCCGTTGCCCGTACGGTAAGCCCAGCGTTATAGAGAACGAGCCGTCCCGCAGCATGCCGACCCGCTTCTGGATAACCTGCCCCTCGCTGGCTACCGGAATCTCCCGTCTCGAAGCTGCCGGCGGCGTGCGCGAGGCCCAGGAGGAGCTCGGGACCGAGCCCATAGAGGAGACCCACGCCGAGCACCAGAGGCTCTACGGCAACCGGGTGGCCGGCATCCGGGACGGCGGCTACGTCAAATGCCTGCACGCCTTCACCGCCCTGCATCTGGCGAAAGGCGGCGTACCCAACCCGGTGGCGGAGTGGACCCTGGAGCGTTTGCAGAGCCCTTATCCCGAGTCCTGCTGCACTACCCTGGACACGGAGTAG